One Chitinophaga varians DNA window includes the following coding sequences:
- a CDS encoding Ig-like domain-containing protein: protein MYIPKMIRFGWSCLLWCLLLAAMPASAQFVPTDFAADPQHTAITHDSHNNIYTVAYDANGRATVLKYVNGGSSIYFVYSEQTGGPGYDYTFFSGIAVNSKDEVFLTTSMDGTGGRILKIRYNGTGYDPAVVVRSGEGYTNLAFDQQDNLLVLQTDMATQKCKLVKYLAGQENGAGAVLCDDSNVRGGFKQKDYMYFPWGLAVDKNNTIYFTTCFGPPNTPSGFNQIFRLKQGETEPTPIGTGGFTSLACDDNNNLYALDVDLNMNGTYGRIRFAGAGSLLNSWLYGGITCDVNYGYIPLGITVTGNGNGSTIYFDQLTDYTNNPVIAGVKKLTAPQVAVTELSAMDGIVTNANTVRYKFATNPGLGYTPGANAFQLNTTGLSGAAITNVTPDMNYYTVDVNTGTGDGTLSLVLKNGMLINTVSNAPYTGATYTIDKTPPVASFTATPPAATSSRNATFTFTANEPATYEAQLDGGTPAAVTSPLTFMGLSTGAHALSLRAKDQAGNQSTWVPFNWTVLSNPSVMNVAVPSAKYYHTTEALVFDVTFDQDVTVSTASGTPYIDVTIGSQAKQAMYVNNPAPNVMRFSYQVALGDDDTDGITINNLNLNGATIRNWGGDNADLTLKGVGNTSGVKVNTTMPSCTISMSAPSPVNGDFTLTAVYSEPVTGVNASTVNVINATVTYLGGTATTYTFKISPAQEGTFNMNMSPQNVRQMLAGNNVLPSNTIDFVVDKTAPKVSSVAVPANGYYHEGALLDFDVTFNENVVVNIVGGVPSVQLNIGGATKMATFLNSPSPNVVRFRYTIVDGDLDMDGIAVTALSNNGGSIRDAATNDADLTLNNIGNTTGVRVNAVHPSVVISTSVPSPVNHSFTATLIFSEAVVGLTTTKLTATNAVVSALTTSDNKTYTVTVIPSGDGAVTLQVPADAAMNVGGSGNRASNVLSLTADMTAPKVSGVAVPAAGYYKIGSNLDFDVVFNEEITATTSGGIPYINITIGSQVRQAAYISNPATTTMRFRYTVVPQDETVTGITVNTLNLNGGTVRDLAGNDANITLNNIGNTSGVKVNTIMPACVISMPASPVSKPFTLTLTFSEPVTGLSLTSLMIANADLSNLVAMNATTYTITVAPKVPGNYTVYLPAGSVQQAAGGNDNQESNKLTFVMDVTPPAVTSVTMPPNGYHKTGAQLSITVVFSKNVSITGTPSVPIIIGSKTVQANYSSSAGYNTVQTFTYTVQDGDEDLDGIALGSSINLNGGTIEDLAGNTALLPLNNPGNSSGVLVHTAVPSVTLSSNTLPPVGKTFILKATFSERVTGLTSADFIMTNATINPPFSTDGGLTYTMVVKPVTDGPVSVSLPANVAVNVAGTGNTASNILNTIADVTPPQVTAVSIPASDAYGTGRNLVFQVSFDEPTVVTGTPFLTLTIGSQTVQALYTGTSGTGALSFSYQVQAGDSDPDGVEPATSIQLNGGAIRDAAGNDADLTLRNVPATTGVIVNTATPAVTLSTAAVSPLNSPFVITATFSEIVTGFTLADLQISNGTASNLVANGPVYTLMITPTADGPVQITVPANVAVNNANTGNTASNNLHVTYDVTAPKVGNVNVPGPGNYKAGQLLDFTVNMNEAVLVSGTPSMPVVIGSRTVQANYNGGSGTTALKFRYVVQVGDMDLNGISLGAALQLNGGDIKDLAGNNADLALNNVGSTSGVLVTAQQPTVTLSTSATSPVSNAFTVKIVFSEAVTGFTASDIVITNGSAGQLSTADNITYTMLVTPTDGAITISVPAAVARNSVGNDNLPSNTLSLQGDVTAPVVTSVSVPAPGYYKAGQQLDFKLNMSEPVTAAAPAYIPVVIGTTTVQAIYTGGTGTAILEFSYTIPAGAMDMDGIVVGTALSGVVKDIAGNAANPTLNNVGNTSGVFVNTQQPVVTLGTTAVSPVRQAFPVNITFSEAVTGFTASGITVTNGTAGALQTTNNIIYTAIITPSADGAVTVQIPAGAAQNIGLNDNQASNTLSLQADVTAPVVTSVGVPVNGSYKAGKQLNFSVQLSEPVNVTGTPSMPVIMGTQTVQATCTGGTGTATLQFSYTVQNGDNAPNGISLGSAVILNSGAIKDFAGNDAVLTLQHVPATNGIIVKTNSPAVTLSSVSSGRVNTPFAVKLSFSEVVTGLTAAAIQVTNGTAGTLQTTDNINYTVVITPAADGNVTVQLPAGVAVDIAGNNNLASNQLSLVYDVTAPVIAQQAFDVYDNSPAGTVAGQLTATDAYGIVQHWTLATDGSNGALSLDANGRIIVKDNAVLRGFAGKTITLQVSASDGLNISTAVPVTVNVRISYVNKQPVMDPVADVYICAATAAQTIQLTGVSPVEADQHYTITLTANQPYFDVLQADVVTNTVRYQLKPGVTSGNTAITITLKDDGGTDNGGKDTYSQTFYLTVNPLPGVSISSDKGVTVSKGDIVTLTATGAATYNWQPASGISGDLHQPTLTVRPNADAIYQVTGTNAAGCSAVANISIRVADDYKLDATNLLTPNGDGKNDRWIIRNLDSYPDNEVKIFDRTGRLVYQRRNYSNDWDGTLNGRPLAEGTYYYVLTVNGTSRVWKGFITILRNDQ, encoded by the coding sequence ATGTATATCCCTAAAATGATCCGTTTCGGATGGTCCTGTTTGTTGTGGTGCCTGTTGCTGGCCGCTATGCCGGCCAGTGCGCAGTTTGTTCCAACTGATTTCGCCGCTGACCCGCAGCACACGGCTATTACGCACGACAGCCATAATAACATTTATACCGTGGCCTATGATGCTAACGGAAGGGCAACTGTCCTTAAATATGTAAACGGCGGTTCCAGTATTTATTTTGTTTACTCCGAACAAACCGGCGGCCCGGGTTATGACTACACTTTTTTCTCAGGTATTGCCGTCAACTCAAAAGATGAAGTGTTTCTGACTACTTCCATGGATGGTACCGGCGGCAGAATACTTAAAATCCGGTATAATGGCACCGGTTATGACCCTGCCGTAGTGGTCAGATCGGGTGAAGGGTATACCAACCTGGCCTTTGACCAGCAGGATAACCTGTTGGTATTACAGACTGATATGGCAACCCAAAAATGTAAGCTGGTAAAGTACCTGGCCGGGCAGGAAAACGGAGCGGGCGCTGTGTTGTGCGATGATTCCAATGTGCGGGGCGGGTTCAAACAGAAAGATTATATGTACTTTCCGTGGGGCCTGGCGGTGGATAAAAACAACACGATATATTTTACTACTTGTTTTGGACCACCGAATACGCCATCTGGCTTCAACCAGATTTTTCGGTTAAAACAAGGGGAAACGGAGCCTACTCCCATTGGCACAGGCGGTTTTACATCGCTGGCATGTGATGATAATAATAATTTGTACGCGTTGGATGTTGACCTGAACATGAATGGGACGTACGGGAGAATCCGGTTCGCCGGTGCAGGTTCGTTACTCAATTCATGGCTTTATGGGGGTATTACCTGTGATGTGAACTATGGCTACATACCCCTGGGAATTACGGTAACAGGAAATGGAAACGGCTCCACCATCTATTTTGATCAACTCACAGATTATACCAATAACCCTGTTATTGCCGGTGTGAAAAAGCTGACAGCCCCCCAGGTGGCGGTAACGGAATTGTCGGCCATGGACGGCATCGTTACCAATGCGAACACCGTACGCTATAAATTTGCTACCAATCCGGGGCTGGGCTATACGCCTGGGGCAAATGCTTTCCAACTGAACACTACCGGGCTTAGTGGCGCAGCTATTACGAATGTGACCCCTGACATGAACTATTACACGGTTGATGTAAATACCGGTACTGGTGATGGTACGCTGTCGCTGGTGCTGAAAAATGGTATGCTGATAAACACTGTCAGCAATGCGCCCTATACCGGAGCGACTTACACGATTGACAAAACGCCGCCTGTTGCCAGTTTTACTGCTACTCCGCCGGCAGCCACTTCCAGCAGAAATGCTACGTTCACTTTCACCGCCAACGAACCTGCTACCTATGAAGCCCAACTGGATGGGGGCACTCCGGCCGCAGTCACGTCTCCGCTTACCTTCATGGGGTTGTCTACCGGTGCGCACGCATTGTCTTTGAGAGCGAAAGACCAGGCCGGCAACCAGTCCACCTGGGTGCCTTTTAACTGGACCGTTCTCTCTAACCCTTCGGTGATGAACGTGGCAGTGCCATCTGCGAAATATTACCATACAACGGAAGCTCTTGTTTTTGATGTGACGTTCGACCAGGACGTGACGGTGAGCACGGCTTCCGGCACCCCTTATATTGATGTGACCATAGGTTCTCAGGCGAAACAGGCCATGTACGTCAACAATCCCGCACCCAATGTCATGCGTTTCAGTTACCAGGTGGCATTGGGAGATGACGACACAGACGGCATCACCATTAATAACCTGAACCTCAACGGGGCCACCATTCGTAATTGGGGTGGAGATAACGCTGATTTGACGCTGAAAGGCGTTGGCAATACTTCCGGCGTAAAGGTCAATACAACGATGCCTTCCTGTACGATCAGCATGTCCGCACCATCGCCTGTCAACGGGGATTTTACCCTAACGGCTGTTTACAGTGAACCGGTGACTGGTGTAAATGCATCGACTGTAAATGTCATTAATGCTACTGTGACGTATCTGGGAGGTACTGCCACTACTTATACCTTTAAGATCAGTCCTGCGCAGGAGGGGACATTTAACATGAATATGTCTCCCCAGAATGTCCGGCAGATGCTTGCGGGTAATAATGTCCTGCCGTCGAACACCATCGACTTTGTGGTGGACAAGACGGCGCCGAAAGTAAGCAGTGTGGCTGTTCCGGCTAATGGATATTATCATGAGGGAGCCTTGCTCGATTTTGATGTTACGTTCAATGAAAACGTTGTTGTGAATATTGTGGGCGGTGTACCGTCAGTTCAGTTGAACATCGGTGGCGCGACAAAGATGGCCACTTTCCTGAACAGCCCGTCCCCGAATGTGGTACGTTTCCGTTATACCATTGTTGATGGAGACCTGGATATGGACGGTATTGCCGTCACTGCCCTCAGCAACAATGGAGGCTCCATTCGTGACGCGGCCACCAATGATGCTGATCTGACGTTGAATAACATCGGCAATACCACCGGTGTGCGTGTTAACGCTGTTCATCCCTCCGTGGTGATTAGCACCAGCGTTCCTTCGCCTGTGAATCATTCTTTCACGGCTACCCTTATCTTCAGTGAGGCAGTAGTCGGCTTGACGACCACCAAGCTAACAGCTACCAATGCAGTGGTATCTGCCCTGACCACCAGCGATAACAAGACTTATACCGTTACCGTTATACCTTCAGGAGATGGGGCCGTTACACTCCAGGTTCCTGCGGACGCGGCCATGAATGTAGGCGGCAGTGGCAACCGGGCTTCCAATGTATTAAGCCTCACAGCAGATATGACGGCGCCCAAGGTGTCCGGCGTAGCTGTTCCCGCAGCAGGGTACTATAAGATCGGCAGCAACCTGGACTTCGATGTGGTGTTTAATGAAGAAATAACAGCCACCACCAGCGGCGGCATTCCCTATATTAATATTACCATCGGTTCGCAGGTGAGACAGGCGGCGTATATAAGCAACCCCGCTACTACCACTATGCGTTTCCGTTATACTGTTGTGCCGCAGGATGAAACCGTGACGGGCATCACAGTTAATACGCTGAACCTCAATGGCGGCACTGTCCGCGACCTCGCAGGCAACGATGCCAATATTACCCTGAATAATATAGGAAATACCAGTGGCGTAAAGGTCAATACGATCATGCCTGCCTGTGTTATTTCCATGCCGGCTTCACCTGTCAGCAAACCCTTTACGCTCACGCTCACCTTCAGTGAACCGGTGACAGGACTTAGCCTGACATCGCTGATGATTGCCAACGCGGACCTCAGCAACCTGGTGGCGATGAATGCCACTACGTACACCATCACCGTGGCCCCGAAGGTGCCAGGCAACTATACAGTGTATTTACCTGCCGGTAGCGTGCAACAGGCAGCGGGCGGCAATGACAACCAGGAATCGAACAAATTAACATTCGTAATGGATGTGACGCCACCGGCTGTGACATCGGTAACGATGCCACCGAACGGCTACCACAAGACAGGGGCACAGTTGAGTATCACGGTAGTTTTCAGTAAAAACGTGTCCATTACCGGCACGCCTTCAGTGCCGATCATCATCGGCAGTAAAACAGTGCAGGCTAATTATAGCAGCAGTGCAGGATACAACACGGTCCAAACGTTTACCTATACAGTCCAGGACGGAGATGAGGACCTGGACGGCATCGCCCTGGGTAGCAGCATCAACCTTAACGGCGGCACAATAGAAGACCTGGCCGGTAACACCGCCCTGCTGCCGTTAAACAACCCCGGTAACAGCTCAGGTGTGCTTGTACACACAGCAGTGCCTTCCGTAACATTGAGCAGCAACACGCTGCCGCCTGTTGGCAAAACATTTATCCTGAAGGCTACTTTCTCTGAAAGGGTGACCGGCCTGACATCGGCAGATTTTATAATGACCAATGCCACCATCAATCCTCCATTTTCGACAGACGGTGGACTTACTTATACGATGGTGGTAAAACCCGTCACGGATGGTCCTGTTTCCGTTTCCCTGCCGGCCAATGTGGCTGTGAACGTTGCAGGAACGGGTAATACCGCGTCCAACATACTGAACACAATCGCTGACGTTACACCACCACAGGTGACGGCAGTGTCCATACCTGCCAGTGATGCTTATGGTACCGGCCGGAACCTGGTTTTCCAGGTATCGTTTGACGAACCGACCGTCGTGACCGGAACGCCATTCCTGACGCTTACCATTGGTAGCCAAACCGTACAAGCGCTTTACACCGGCACATCCGGAACGGGCGCCCTGTCCTTCAGTTATCAGGTACAGGCTGGTGACAGCGATCCTGATGGCGTGGAACCAGCAACTTCCATTCAGCTGAATGGCGGCGCGATCAGAGATGCAGCAGGCAATGACGCTGACCTCACGTTGCGTAACGTACCAGCTACCACGGGCGTTATTGTCAATACCGCCACACCGGCTGTAACATTGTCTACTGCCGCGGTATCGCCGCTCAACAGTCCGTTTGTGATAACGGCTACTTTCAGCGAAATTGTTACCGGTTTTACTTTGGCTGATTTGCAGATCTCCAATGGGACAGCAAGCAACCTGGTGGCAAACGGGCCTGTTTACACCCTGATGATTACCCCAACGGCAGATGGACCTGTGCAAATTACTGTTCCGGCCAATGTTGCAGTGAACAATGCCAATACTGGTAACACAGCTTCCAATAATCTCCATGTCACCTATGATGTTACTGCTCCCAAAGTAGGCAACGTAAACGTTCCTGGCCCGGGCAACTATAAAGCTGGCCAGTTGCTGGATTTTACAGTCAATATGAACGAGGCGGTGCTGGTGTCAGGTACGCCTTCCATGCCTGTGGTCATCGGTTCCCGGACCGTACAAGCCAACTACAACGGTGGTTCCGGCACAACCGCATTGAAGTTCCGCTATGTTGTCCAGGTGGGCGACATGGACCTGAATGGTATTTCTCTGGGTGCGGCACTTCAATTAAATGGCGGCGACATAAAAGACTTGGCAGGCAACAATGCCGACCTGGCATTAAACAATGTTGGTAGTACGAGTGGGGTGCTTGTCACCGCACAACAGCCCACTGTTACTTTGAGCACCAGTGCTACAAGTCCTGTCAGCAACGCGTTTACCGTGAAAATTGTCTTCAGCGAGGCCGTGACAGGATTTACTGCCAGTGATATTGTTATCACCAATGGCAGCGCCGGACAACTGTCCACAGCTGACAATATCACCTATACAATGTTGGTTACACCAACAGATGGCGCCATCACCATCAGCGTGCCGGCCGCTGTAGCAAGGAACAGCGTGGGCAACGATAACCTGCCATCCAATACACTCAGCCTCCAGGGAGACGTAACGGCACCGGTAGTAACCAGTGTGAGCGTACCCGCCCCTGGTTATTATAAAGCCGGTCAGCAGCTGGATTTCAAGCTCAATATGTCTGAACCGGTAACAGCTGCGGCTCCCGCCTACATACCGGTGGTCATTGGTACAACTACTGTACAGGCTATTTATACCGGTGGTACGGGAACGGCTATACTGGAATTCAGTTATACGATACCTGCCGGCGCTATGGATATGGATGGTATCGTTGTGGGTACAGCCCTTAGCGGTGTTGTGAAAGATATAGCCGGTAATGCCGCCAACCCAACGCTGAATAACGTTGGCAATACCAGCGGCGTATTTGTCAATACGCAACAACCTGTGGTTACTCTCGGCACTACAGCTGTAAGCCCTGTGCGGCAGGCATTCCCCGTGAATATTACCTTCAGCGAGGCGGTGACAGGGTTCACGGCAAGCGGTATCACCGTTACCAACGGTACTGCAGGTGCCCTGCAAACCACCAACAATATTATTTATACCGCGATTATTACGCCTTCGGCAGATGGTGCCGTGACCGTGCAGATACCTGCCGGAGCGGCACAGAACATTGGACTGAACGACAATCAGGCGTCTAATACGCTCAGCCTTCAGGCAGATGTGACAGCCCCGGTAGTAACCAGTGTAGGCGTGCCCGTGAATGGCAGCTACAAAGCCGGCAAGCAGCTGAACTTCAGCGTTCAGCTATCTGAGCCTGTAAACGTGACCGGTACGCCTTCAATGCCTGTGATCATGGGTACACAAACGGTACAGGCTACCTGCACCGGCGGTACGGGAACGGCTACCCTGCAATTCAGTTATACCGTGCAAAACGGCGATAACGCCCCGAACGGTATCAGCCTGGGTAGTGCTGTAATACTCAACAGCGGTGCCATCAAAGATTTCGCGGGTAACGACGCGGTGCTGACACTGCAACACGTACCTGCCACCAACGGCATTATTGTGAAAACGAACAGCCCGGCCGTAACGCTGTCATCCGTCAGCTCCGGCCGTGTCAATACACCGTTTGCTGTAAAACTGTCCTTCAGTGAAGTAGTGACCGGCCTTACCGCTGCCGCCATACAGGTGACTAACGGTACCGCAGGCACGCTGCAAACAACGGACAATATCAATTATACTGTTGTGATCACTCCTGCCGCAGATGGCAACGTCACCGTGCAATTACCTGCCGGCGTAGCGGTTGACATCGCCGGGAATAATAACCTGGCCTCTAACCAGCTCAGCCTGGTATATGACGTAACGGCACCGGTTATCGCGCAGCAGGCATTCGATGTATATGATAACAGTCCGGCCGGCACCGTAGCCGGTCAACTGACAGCCACCGACGCTTACGGCATCGTTCAGCACTGGACGCTGGCAACAGACGGCTCCAATGGCGCCTTGTCACTCGATGCCAACGGCCGCATCATCGTTAAAGACAATGCCGTACTGCGTGGCTTTGCGGGCAAAACCATCACCCTACAGGTGAGCGCAAGCGATGGGCTCAATATCAGTACAGCCGTTCCCGTTACCGTCAACGTCCGGATTTCCTATGTCAATAAACAACCGGTGATGGACCCTGTGGCAGACGTGTACATCTGTGCTGCGACTGCGGCACAAACAATACAGCTCACCGGCGTATCACCTGTGGAAGCTGACCAGCACTATACCATCACGCTGACGGCCAACCAGCCCTACTTCGATGTGCTCCAGGCAGACGTTGTCACCAATACTGTCCGCTATCAGCTGAAACCCGGTGTCACCAGTGGTAATACGGCCATCACCATCACCCTGAAGGACGATGGCGGCACAGACAACGGCGGCAAAGACACGTACAGCCAGACCTTCTACCTGACGGTAAACCCGCTTCCCGGCGTGAGCATCAGCAGCGATAAAGGCGTCACCGTTTCCAAAGGAGATATCGTTACGCTGACGGCAACCGGCGCGGCTACCTATAACTGGCAACCGGCCAGCGGCATCAGCGGCGACCTGCATCAGCCCACACTGACAGTACGTCCCAATGCAGACGCCATCTACCAGGTGACCGGTACCAACGCTGCCGGCTGTAGCGCTGTCGCTAACATCAGCATACGGGTAGCAGATGATTATAAACTGGACGCTACCAACCTGCTGACGCCCAACGGCGACGGCAAAAACGACCGCTGGATTATCCGCAACCTGGACAGCTATCCGGACAACGAAGTGAAAATATTTGACCGCACCGGCAGGCTCGTTTACCAGCGCCGTAACTATAGCAACGACTGGGACGGCACGCTGAATGGCCGCCCGCTGGCAGAAGGCACTTATTATTATGTGTTGACCGTCAACGGCACCAGCCGCGTATGGAAAGGATTTATCACCATTCTCCGGAATGATCAATAG
- a CDS encoding PorP/SprF family type IX secretion system membrane protein, which translates to MRSKLSSLTKRIAMLLLTVAAGGASAQTLSNVPALLEPSGTQFFQNQYLANAAMAGIDTGLQVNVAYRRQFKQMTGAPETRFFTVDGALGKRVGAGLNVFNDVAGLINRTRVAMSYAYHLPLGEGGQQLHFGLSLALNIQRLDLSHVNGDPNDPSLGAFNRRDNYFEGEYGMAYTSGQLTLQAALPNVRSLFTGDNKTVDGGTILYSAAEYRFLFDGALESLTPKVCFRGVRGYDNIVDVGVNAAFLNNVLNIMALYHTSKSITAGFGVDIKNTVMIQALYHAQTGGYNNPNNGAYEIGASMHLFK; encoded by the coding sequence ATGAGAAGTAAATTATCTTCCCTGACGAAACGCATCGCCATGCTGTTGCTCACCGTAGCGGCAGGCGGTGCCTCTGCTCAAACACTCAGTAACGTGCCGGCATTGCTGGAACCCTCCGGTACCCAGTTCTTTCAGAACCAATACCTCGCCAATGCCGCCATGGCAGGCATTGATACCGGTCTGCAGGTGAACGTGGCCTACCGGCGGCAGTTCAAACAAATGACCGGTGCGCCGGAAACACGCTTCTTTACTGTAGACGGTGCTTTGGGTAAAAGAGTAGGAGCGGGCCTGAACGTGTTTAACGACGTGGCAGGATTGATCAACCGCACGCGGGTGGCCATGAGCTATGCCTATCATTTGCCGTTAGGAGAGGGTGGACAGCAACTGCATTTCGGTCTCTCGCTGGCGCTCAACATCCAGCGGCTGGACCTTTCCCATGTAAACGGCGACCCCAATGACCCTTCTCTCGGCGCTTTCAACCGTCGTGACAACTATTTCGAAGGAGAATACGGTATGGCCTATACGAGCGGTCAACTTACTTTGCAGGCGGCCCTGCCCAATGTAAGGAGCCTTTTTACCGGTGACAATAAAACCGTAGATGGAGGCACTATCCTGTATTCAGCGGCAGAATACAGGTTCCTCTTCGATGGTGCGCTGGAAAGCCTTACGCCTAAGGTCTGTTTCCGTGGCGTACGCGGGTACGACAATATTGTGGACGTGGGCGTAAATGCCGCGTTCCTCAACAATGTGCTGAACATTATGGCGCTGTACCACACCTCCAAAAGCATTACTGCCGGATTTGGCGTAGACATTAAAAACACCGTGATGATACAGGCGCTGTACCATGCCCAGACGGGCGGATACAATAATCCCAATAACGGTGCTTATGAAATAGGCGCTTCCATGCACCTGTTTAAATAA
- a CDS encoding CinA family protein — translation MNSKHLETINRIRTILIKRQQTLAVAESVTAGMLQVAFSSADNATEYFQGGITAYNLGQKARHLGLDPIHGQQCDCVSAETARALSENCCSLFSSHWGIGITGYASTVPEKGITELYAYYSIAADGEEMKSARITPPPGEDDPVTIRYYYTNTVIAILLDILTNVTQKKPR, via the coding sequence ATGAACAGCAAACATCTCGAAACCATTAACCGGATCAGAACTATCCTGATCAAGCGTCAACAGACATTGGCCGTAGCGGAAAGCGTTACCGCCGGCATGTTACAGGTGGCCTTCTCATCGGCCGACAATGCCACTGAATATTTTCAGGGTGGCATTACAGCGTACAACCTCGGACAAAAGGCCCGGCACCTGGGCCTGGACCCTATCCACGGGCAACAATGCGACTGTGTATCTGCTGAAACTGCGCGCGCATTATCAGAGAACTGTTGTTCCCTTTTTTCATCACATTGGGGAATCGGCATTACCGGGTACGCCTCTACGGTACCGGAAAAAGGCATCACGGAATTGTACGCCTACTACAGCATCGCGGCCGACGGAGAGGAAATGAAGTCAGCCCGTATTACGCCGCCACCCGGCGAAGATGACCCGGTAACCATCAGGTATTATTATACCAATACCGTCATCGCCATTCTGTTGGACATCCTTACCAACGTCACACAAAAAAAGCCCCGCTGA